One window of the Asticcacaulis sp. SL142 genome contains the following:
- a CDS encoding MmcQ/YjbR family DNA-binding protein, translating to MVTFEDIRAIILSFPDTTEGMSWDARSFKVGNKAILFWNPKHDCPVFKVAFEERDFLLEVDPDTFFTTDHHKPWPLILGRPERLDIDWVRANIERVWRAQAKKATIKAYDLAQL from the coding sequence ATGGTCACGTTTGAAGATATCCGCGCGATTATTTTAAGCTTTCCCGACACAACCGAGGGCATGTCGTGGGATGCCCGCTCATTTAAGGTGGGCAATAAGGCGATCCTGTTCTGGAACCCAAAGCATGATTGCCCGGTATTTAAGGTTGCGTTTGAGGAACGCGATTTCCTGCTGGAGGTCGATCCGGACACCTTTTTCACCACCGATCACCATAAACCCTGGCCGTTGATATTGGGTCGGCCGGAGCGGCTCGACATCGACTGGGTGCGCGCCAATATCGAACGGGTGTGGCGGGCTCAGGCGAAGAAGGCGACTATTAAAGCCTATGACCTCGCGCAGCTATAG